The window CATTAATTGGCACCACTAGTGGCTGAGTGTTCAAtgcctttttctttgtctctgccCTGAGTTCTTGGCATTTCATCCGAGGCTGAACCCGTTGAACTTCACAAGGGTCCCAGGGTTCTCCAGGTTTAACCAGATGCCCATCATTAGGGATATATCTGATTATTGTCACACTTGTCCTAAGCTAATGTAATATGACTTGTTTTCTAGCAAGATAGACCTCCCcctccatctttttgttttgtaaaccACAGTAGTTTGAAGCTATTTTTGAAAGTGACTTTATTTGGGTTTTTATAATGCAGTCAAGTATGAAATAGAAGGAAAGGGGCTCAGTATTCAAGGTTACAGCCTTAACAAGCTGTGTGAATTTGCTTCTGTGGAGGATTTCACTGTCCAGAAGGGTGGTATGTGCTGTCTTCTGTATGACCCAGCAGTAGAGTAGATATAAGAACCTGGACCCAGAACATCCATGGACATCTGTTGAATAATCCactggaagaggaagaaggagaggttATGCTGTGTGTGGTATGGGTTTTTCcgccaaattaaaaaatgagaacaaaacgTAATGTGTAGTGCTTCAGGAGGAGAATTTTGGCTAGTGGTAGTTGTTTTTTCTTCGCTATTCTATAAATGTCTTTTTAGGTAATCCTTTTCAACTACAGAGCATTAACAACTcttaaacatttgattttttttttttaggtgattGAAGTATATGACTTGACTAAAGTAAAGTTAAAATATTGGTAAGTTTTCTCCCCTGCTGGTATATGTCACAGGCTTTGTACAAATGGGCTTTATCTACTACCTTCATAGTATTAGTAGAGGATTCCCATCCGCAGCAGGTCCAGGATTGCAGCTTGGTACCATGATTTCCTCAGGCAGCCCCTAAGCCCACTCAGTtttctggggaagaggaggaaacctCACTAAGAACATGCTATGTGTAAAACACTTCACATATGTGTcagcttatttaatcctcactggAAAGCAGGACCTCAGCTCAGAGTTGATGTAACTGTCTCCTAGGTCACAGCTGCCCTCCCCTGTACAACCTCTTTTGGCACTTCTTTATGTTTTTGTGAGTAACAGAAGTGGGACAAACCAGATAGGTCTGACTCCAAGCCTGTGCTAAAGAGAATGCCAAAGGGACCACTATTTGGGGGGCAAAATCTGCTTTTTAGAATGAGAATGGGAATGGCCTGCATGATGCACAAATATTTGAGCCCCCCATTATGGCAAGGCATTTTGCTATCATCTAGAATACTCCATTCAGTAAGCTTCCTTAAGAGGCTTCCCTTCCCTTTGCAAGAGCATAGAAGGCCCGAGTTCCTGGGGCAGGCTCAAACAACATTTGCTGATAGAGGAGTGGTTAAAGCTAATGTGTAATAGCGCTGGCCTCTGCAGATTCTAATTGTCTTTTAGTCTTGTTGGGCCTTTGTACCTCAAGTTCTGGCTTCTTTTTACCCTCTTATGAGTCAGTGGTGGGTAAGAGCCTGGGTTCTAGAGTCAGGCTTCCCTGGGTTTTAGTTATGGCTTCATAATTTTAttacctctgtgaccttgggcaagtcacttaacctcttttaGCTTGTTTTCTcatcaaagaaaagaaaccagtAATGTAGCTGCTGGGTTAGGAAGATTACGTGAGAGAATGCTGGTAAAGCACATCAACAGTTCCTGGTTAAAAAAGAGGTGTCCCATAAatgacagtaatttttaaaaaaattattcttaaccTTTAAGCATTCTTCTTAAAGTCATAAATGCCTTATCTTCATGCTCATCAGCTGAAGTCCTATGCCCCTCTTTACTCCCAAGCCCACTccccaggtttttttttctttgtagggGATCCATCCCTCCCACACCCACCTACCCATTCACCCAGTCCATGAGAACTGACTCTTCTTGTTAAGAAAACAAGCTGCATTGCTTGACTACACTCTTCTTTTAAGATGTTTATCCCTTTTTAAGAAAGTTCCTTTTCAAGCCAAACTACTAGTAGGCATCCTGGGAAAACATATTAACACTGTTCCTATGGCCACTCTTAGCCAAGTCCAAATGCCATGGGACTGAGACCGGATTTATTTCCTCCTGAACTATGCCTGGTGGCCACAAATGTCTTGGGAGGCCCTAGAAGATCAATTCTGTATATCAGCCTCAGGAGAATTGACTTGTTTTGACCTCATTAATTGTCTCttatttaaaagttgtttaattattttgatataattataGACTCACCTGCCTATGTTTTAAGAATAACTCTTCTAGCCACCATCTGCAGTGATCTGTGAACCTGTGAAGCCTGGTGTTAAAAactatctttgtttttcagtggAGTACATTTTAACTCTCAGGCCATAGCTCCCACCATTGAGCAGATTGACCAGTCTTTTGGTGCAACCCATCCTGGAGGTAAGCCAAGTCCATCTGATTTGTCTGGTCATCTCTGGCAGCCCATTGTGATAAACCTGGCAAGTGGTGCCATCCCAACCCCAAACCCCTGAAGCCAGGTTCCTATAGGATTTGGAGGTTGATACTTGGGTGTGAAGGAAAGCTCCTCCCCCTTGTTTTCAGCCTAGTAGATCAGGTCACAGATGAGACACAAGGAATGTGTTGCCAGTCATTACTCCCTGCCAGGCTGGTTTGTGTTTGCAACTTCTGATACCATTCAACCAAGTCATCTTCTTCTTCCTACTCCCACAGTGTATAACTCCGCTGAGCAGCTCTTCCACCTCAACTTCAGAggactgtctttctcttttcagttaGACTCGTGGACTGAGGCTCCCAAGTACGAGGTcagcccttcccttcccctggtaTTTGTTGCTCAGTGCCCATGTGATGTGGGTCAGCAGATAGTGCCTTTTGGGGAGGCTGAATAGGTActctttctttggtttccttgTCTCTGAGATCTTCAGGGGCCAAGGAGGGTGGAGAGGGTGGGGTTGACAGGAAGAACAAAGCCCAAGCTGGCACTCCTGGGAAGAGGGCACTTCCCATTGCAGAGTGAGATCAAGGTCACTTTTCAGAGATCCAGTTGTGCCTTGCTTTAAAACTCCGGATCACTGGTTTTTCTCAGTGGCCTAGAATTTGAGAGAGTTCATCTTGGATTTTCAGTTATTGCTTTTAGCAAAATGTTTCATTCATCCTTAGGCAACAGTCTCCTCTGGGTTATGAGTTGGATAGCTTTTTGTAAGGTTTACATCTTATTAAGGGAAGCATTCCTGCATTTTCTCCCTGACGAAGGAAATAAAAGCTAAGTAAAACTAAAGATGAACTTGTATGGTTGGGGTGAATTTATTAACCCAGAGCCAGGTTGACTGTGTGCATTGATAtggccaattcttttttttttgtgaggaagattcacactgagctaacatccgttgccaatcttcctccttttttaaatttttgtgttaaggagattagccctgagctaacatctgtgccagtcttcctgcactttgtatatgggatgctcaCAACATGGCTGATGTATGGAGTAGACCTGGGGCACCGAGATGGAGTGCGTGGAAcattaaccacttggtcacagagCTAACCCCCTGGCcagttctgttttctcttttttgtcccagagtcccctggtacatagttatctatttttctagttgtgggtccttgtagttctggcatgtgggatgccgcctcagcatggcttgatgagcagtgccatgtccatgcccaggattcgaactggtgaaactctgggccgccaaagcagagcgtgcgaacttaaccactcagccacagggccggccccctggccagTTCTTGAAGACCACAAGTACTGGGGAATGCTAGAGCCTGAGTCACATGGCCTGCAGTGTGCTCTTAGTAAAACTTTTGTCCTGTGTTTGCAGCCCAATTTTGCCCATGGTCTAGCTTCTCTCCAGATACCCCATGGAGCGACTGTGAAACGAATGTACATCTACAGTGGAAACAGTCTACAGGATACCAAGTATGTATGTAGGAGCATGAGCTTCATGCTAAGGCCATGGGCTCCCTGGGAGGGAGAGCAAAGCCTCTGTTTATTTTGTGCCTGCCCCCAGGGCTCCCGGGATGCCCCTGAGCTGTTTCCTGGGCAATGTGTATGCTGAGAGTGTAGATGTTCTTCGAGATGGAACTGGACCCTCAGGTTTACGACTTCGCCTACTTGCTGCAGGTAAGTTACTGGCTATGGGGTGGTGGATTCCCCGTTACATCTATGTTGAAACAGTCTAAAATCTCATGTGTTTAGAGATAGTTGTTAGAAGACACATGAGGCAGATGTTTATTGCTAaggcttttatttaaatttgtgaaGGGACAAGACATAGTTTTATCATTagcaaatgtttttgtttgtttggttggtttttgttGCAGGGGAacatttgccctaagctaacatccattgccaattttccttcttttgcttccctttcccctccccaaagccccagtacatagttgtatatagttgtaaattcttctagttgttgtatgtgagccgctgccactgcatggctactgacagacaagtggtttggttccacacccaggaatgGAACCCTAGCCACCAgggtggagcacactgaactttaaccattaaACCATCAGGACTGGGTCTATCATTAGCAAATCTTAATAACCGACAGTAGCATTGCTTCCCTCAGTGTGTACATAAGCCTTCTATGTGCTTATTTAGCTTTGCAGTGGTTCCCAGGCTATTTCCTGAAGATGTATCTTGTGGGCCGTGGCATTGTCTGTTCTCCCTTTTTCCACCCTTTATGCCTAGTTCTCAGAGTAGGCTGGCAGGAGGGACCTGCTGAATTGTGGTTTGCCCACACCCTGCTGACAGTTTTGCTGACTATGAACAAAGAGTTGATGCCTTCAGTAGCTGGTCTCTCCAGGATCTTTGCctcattttgtgattttcttttgccTGGCCAATCTCAGCTACTTTGGACCTTGGATCATGTTTAACAGTACAGGGATCTCCAGTGTGGAGTTTGCCTCCATAAAGACagcccaggaggggctggcctggtggcacagtggttaagtgtggatgttccacttcaggggcctggggttcaccagtttggatcctgggtgcggacatcgcaccgcttggcaaggcatgctgtggcaggcgtcccacatataaagtaaaggaagatgggcacggatgttagctcagggccagtcttcctcagcaaaaagaggaggactggcagcagatgttagctcagggctaatcttcctcaaaaaaaaagagcccACAAGCCAACAGGCTATGCCTTAGTGGAGCACACAGTCTAGCCAGCATTTATTCATAAATTGGGGTTTTACATCAGTCTCTAGGGTGTTGGTTCTTAACTGTTAAGGATCTGGTatatagagccagccctgatggcctagtggttaaagttcagcatgctccacttcagcggcccaggtttggttcctgggcgcagagcctcaccactcatctgtcagtagccatgctgtggcattggctcacatagaataactagaacgtacaactatgtactggggttttggggaggagggaaaaaaaaatctggtatATAAACTGTGAATTCACTCCCCTGAACAATTAGATAGTTCACAACCTCCGGGttagaaatttcttaaaatgtggttTTTCTGACCAAGGCAGGACACCAGCTACTTAAAGGAGTGTTGCACTTGAACTGCAGTTTTTGAGAGAATTGAGATGTGGCAGCAAGGTCAAGTGATTTAGGGTCTGTCTGCTCAGGAGGATCACTTGAAACAGTGGGGCAGTCAAGGATGGCACAGTTACCCCAGATGACAGCGGGAGAAGCCTGTTGGGGGTGGAAGTCTCAGCCAATTCTGACTGCCACCCTGTACAGCCCACTCCTGGCAGTCACATCTCACTGCTTACAGGGTCAGCGGGGAAAACTGTTAAGTCAGGGCCTCGCTGAGTTACTATCCAATCCAGTACTCATCAAGAGTTCCCCTTGGCAAGCAGGAGGGTAGCTTGTCTCAGCTGACTCATTTCTCACATCTGTTTCTTTGTAGAGTATGGCTACAGTGATGCTTTTAACACAGAAAGTCAGTTCACCTATCTTGGTCCCCATAATAACTTAAAGGAAGACTCACTCCAGGGAATCAGAAACTAAAATAGTCTCTTAAAACTAAGGGTAATTTTACGTGGGTATGCTTCTGGTAGAGTGAGACGAGAGAGAAGACTCACCTGTGAAGAGTGCCTTCCCTGTAGTTCCATCTGGACAGTCACAGATATCTGGTACCTGGAGACTTCGGGCATACAGTCCAGCTTGACAGGACTTTTGGTGGGTTCTGTAGGTCACCCAAGCTTGCCTAAGTTGCAGGATTTATAGACAGAGCTTAATGTGGACTATGCTTTTCCCAGGAGCTAGTAAATTTAAACACAGCCTTTATTTGGCAGTCAGTGTGTATGTGCTGTGACTGAAGACTCTGGGGTTAGCTGGAGAACTCAGTACCTAGTTATCTCAGATTTTGGATCCCTGAAATCTTCTGTATGTGACAGATGGGTTGTTATACATGAATGAGCTTTATTAACTGTAAAGCCCTGTGCAGAGTAAGGTGATGTTGGTGGATATCATGGTACCAGGAATTGCAATCCTCCTTGgattcttggcttctttttttattttgggcaAAACACTTTGTCTTCtcatctacagaatgggagaagttTTACCGTTGGTGTGTCTTGCTGTTCCATAACCACTTGGTGTCTGTGTATATGTTTAACTGGAACCATTTCTGAAATGTCTTAGACAAAATCAGGGCTTAAGGATTCTTCACAAAGAAGAAACTTGGCAGTTCAGGTTCTTTTTAGTCTCCCACTTTCCTGGTTTGTCTCTTTTGAGTGTTAGTAGGTCTGTCAGGTGTTTGTAGAATTAGAGAGTGAGTTAATGGGTGCTTTATTCTTGGCTCTTCTATAGAGTGATCTTTAGGTCCGGTTTCTAGTTGGGGGTTACCATTGAGAAGCACCTCTTAACGTAAATCCTTGTATCTTATCAGGACCTGGAAAGTGGCAAGAGTAGCACCCCATTATATACTTCCATAGCACCTATGCTGCTGTTTAGTGTACCACAGTTGTGTGATAATCTGATTGGGATCTTCATGCCATAAGCTCCAATGTGGGCAGAGACTGCACCTGTTTTCTCACCATTATTGGCTCAACATGTAGCAAAGTGTTGTAGCCCATGGTAGtcaataagtaaatatttgctgagtgagtgAATCAGTCTCCACAGCTCCATATCACTTTTGTGGGATTGAGTCTTTGGCATTATTTTGAGTAGATAGTGATCTCTCTTAGCATCTCAAGCCCTGGTGACCTGGCATTTCTGCTTGCGTAAAGCCAGTGGCATCTCTGGggcccccagggccctgggctgcaggGTCTCAGGCTCTGACTGGGAACGCAAGCACCTCTCCCTTATTCTCTGCAGGTTGTGGGCCCGGCCTCTTAGCAGATGCCAAGATGCGAGTATTTGAACGTTCAGTGTATTTTGGTGATTCCTGCCAGGATGTTCTTAGCATGCTTGGCTCTCCACACAAGGTCTTCTATAAGTCAGAGGACAAGGTAGGGGAAATATGTTTGTAAAGTGAATAGAtagtctcttaattttttttttaatcaacattaACTTAGTAATGAGTAAATATAAACTGTTTGCTATTTTCCCATAGAACCTGTTCTATTAAAGCTGATGGAGAAGTAAATTGAAAGCTCTTTTCTGACCCCTGTTGGTCAGATTGTCCTGCCTTTCCTTGGAGATTAGGGCCCAGTCTATAGTCAGCCAAAGGTGGCTGGGTTGTTGGGCACTAGCAGCTGGGACTCTCACACCCTTGCTTATCCAACAGCTTAATGTTATGCAAGAAACACTTTTTCAGACTTTCATTTAGTAAGAATTATATTAAGGGGTtggattttaatttatctttttttcctaacaGATGAAAATTCATTCTCCTTCCCCTCATAAGCAAGTTCCATCTAAGTGCAACGACTACTTTTTTAACTACTTCACTCTCGGAGTGGTAAGTTGTGATTCCTCAGAGAAGCGTTCCCTTTCTGTGGAGGTGGGCAGTGTACCTGGGCACACCTATGTGTACACAGCAGCTGTAACCATGCCTGGCAGTGGGGACCCTAGCCCCAGCTGGCTTTGCCTAGTGTTGTCTTACATTAGTGCCCCAAAGTAGACTTTCCTGCCACCAAGATTGCAGAGAAACATTGGGTTCCCTGGTATGTCTTGACTTCTTTTCTAAGGGAAACATGCTCTGTAGGTGAGGCTGTGGGAATCATTCAGGTTCAGAATAGGACCGTATTCTGGAGTCACAGAATAGGGAGACTAAAAAGACGCAAAGACAGTGGAACTATGCTTATGTATTTTTAGGGATCACCCAGGGGCATTGCTGCAGCCCTGTGCTCTGGGCCTAGAGTGCTGAATGGAGCTGATGGCCACCATCAGTGCTGAGAGTCTGGGTGATAGATGAGATGCAGGTGTGAGAAATGATTATGTAAATGATTATGCACCAGAAGGATACATCTCAGAGGACAGGATTGGCCTGGACTTGGGTCTTCTAACCTTTGAGCTTTCTAGGGCCTGAGGTCCTGAGGCAGCAAAGAAAGGGTagattccagagagagagaaaggagagactgGGTCTGCCTATGTGGAAAAGACCAAAAAGGAGCCAGAAGTAGTGGGGGAATGGCAACGGGATCATAAACTCTTGAGGGTAGGATGGTGGCAGGAGGGAATGGTACTTTTGTAAGCTGGGCCTCTTTGGAGTTGAGGGCCAGTGATGATTTATGGGAGGTAAGGTGGAGGGAATGGACCGGCCCTAATAGGATTTAGTGTAGCTATTGGTGGGAGGGCAGAGTCAGGGGTAACCTTGGGGTCACAGGTCTGAAGAGCTGGCAGGGTGTGAAGCTGGAAAGGGagtgggggagaggaggaagtgtTCAACAGGCAGCATCAAATCCAGGTCTGAGTCCTGGCAAGAGGCTGGGACTTCAGTTCCAGGGATTGCTGACTCCCACGGAGAGTGCCTAATGGAAGCCAGATGGGTCAGGCAGTTCATGGCATTCAGAATAGCCAGGTGTCTTGAGACCCTTGAGAGTCAAGTGGCCCTTGAATCTTCTTGGTAGCTTTCAAGCCAAAATCTGTGCTCAGATTTTTTATCAGGGGCTTGTTGTCAGGAAACATCTCACTGATGTGTTTGAGCTCCCAAGCAGTGAGAGCTCTAGCCCCCTGTGCCTGGCAGGCCTGGTGGTACAAGGTTTGCAATGGGGGGGTGCTATGGATGGTTAGGTCATCATCCCTCACTGAAAATGTCCAGTTAAGGCTTCTTGGCCTCAGCTGTCTCCTTTACTGTTGTTTGGGAGAAAACTGCTGTCTGCGGGCATCCTCACTGCAGAGTGGCTGTCTCCTAATTGGACCGGCCCTTGGAAAGGCCCCTGCGCTGCCTCAGTAACTTTTAAACTACGTGGACATCCTTGTTTTCTATCCCAGGACATCCTCTTTGATGCGAATACACACAAAGTGAAGAAGTTTGTCCTACACACCAATTACCCTGGGCATTATAATTTTAACATGTGAGTATACGTGTACCTGCCCCTCTGAGACGTGAGCTTCGGGCTGAAAATCCCCAGAAAAGAGAGAGCTTCTGGCTTAGGATGTTCACTAATTTGTCTCCACCTAAATTCTTGCTATTTCATGGGAAGTGATCATTTCCTGAGTGTTTGCTCTGTTTCTGATATAGTGTCCAATACCTTACATCTCTCCATTTGtatccattttacaaatagggaAATAGGTTCAGAAAGCTTGGTGTGTTATCCAAGGTAATAGAGTCTTCAGACTCCAGAGCCATGTCCTTTTCTGTTTGACTCCACTGCCTAAATCTGGTCTTCCCAATTGAATGCTTTGGGCAGGTGTGCTTGATTCTGTTTTTCCTGGGGTACGGAGTTGAGATGTGGGAGTGGTGAGACCTCCTGGGGGACCCAGGCTTTACCcatctgccttctctctctaGTTACCACCGCTGTGAGTTCAAGATCCCACTAGCCATAAAGAAAGGTAAGTAGTGAATATCCTCAGGGTACGGAAAGGGTTTTGGAGTCAGTCAGTCTCTCATGATGAGAAGATACAGTGATCCAAACAGAGGATAGTAATGGTTGGGTTTATGGAGCCTTTGCCCACCTGCTTCTGCCCATAGCCTCAGCTCCTCTGGATTGGGCTCTTTGTTCTGGGGGCTGCATTGGTCTTGGTCTGTAGTCTCCTGGAGGCCCTCAAAGTCTTTTCCTGTGACCATGAGATTGCTGGTCTTTGGAGGGCTGGAGTTTCCTATTTACAGATGATCATCCTGGTGCTCCCAGCACAGCCTTGTGACTGTTGTCATTGCTGCATAGTGTAGCTCACACCTGACTGACCTCCCTTTAACCCTCCACTCTCTTTCATTCAGGAACTCTAAAACAGCCCATCTATCCTCCCTCCATATTCCAACCCCAGTGCAAAGGGTGGCCAAGTCTGAATTCTGCCTAGGGCTGGGTCACAAGTGGGCTGGACCAGCTGCCAACCACCCCGTGTTCTCTTTTCAGAAAATGCAGATGGTCAGACAGAAACATGCACAACCTACAGCAAGGTGAGCTCCTACTTTCCCCACCTGATGCAGCCCAAAAGTTAGGTGGGCGTGAACCTGCCAGCAGTCTGGGGCCCGTGTCCTCTGGGCCAGCCATTAGTCACAGGCATGCTCAGGTCCTTGCTAACCCCTTGCTGCCCCCATCCCTCTTGTAGTGGGACAACATCCAGGAGCTCCTGGGCCATCCTGTGGAGAAGCCTGTTGTCCTGCACAGGTGAGTGAGAGGTTGCTGTCTCTGACCACCCCATTCTGCTCCTCACAGCCCAGAAGGCCTAGCAGCAAGTATGGCTTAGAAATGACAGAAGTTTCTGGTGTTGCCACAAACATACTTCCTGTCCCTCCTCTGTGCATTAGGACTGGGCCAGCTGTTCTGCATGTTTACCTGGCAGGTTGTACCCCTGGAGAtagctcccctctcccccacctaCCTCCAGGTTCGGGGGCCCTTTCACCCCTAGTTATTCAGATAGGGAGGCGGTTTTGACTGGCTGTCCTGGGCACTTTTTTCCCCCTATCAAAGCCACTACCTGCTATAGTCTGCAGCCCAATACCTAGTTGCTGTGCTGCCTgaggctccctctccctcctgagTTTTCACCACCCCAGTCCTATTGCATAATTTTCTGTGCCCTGTTGTACTGTGTAGTATTCAAAGCTTGAGGGAAGCCTGTCACTACCCCTGGGATCTTAAAGGCCTGTGCAGGAAACAGACACTCACAGCTATGAGAGACCACTGGCCAATAGCCCCCATCCCCAAAGGGACTAGATGCCCTGCCTGGCCTTGGCCTGTCTGCCCATCTAATTCTGGCTTCCCCGGCCTcaggtcttcctccccaaacaaCACCAACCCATTTGGctccacattctgctttggtctTCAGCGGATGATCTTTGAGGTAAGCCCTGGGGGTTGCAGGGCTAGTGGTCATAACAGGGACAGGCAAGTGATTGAAAGAGAATGGGACGGGCCTAATGGCCCTGCTGGACGAGTTAATCCTTCCCCAGCAACCTTGTCTGCTGAGAACCTGGCCCACCCACATTTAACAGTGAGGGTTGTATCTGAAAACATGAGTACAATAGGAAAGAGAATCACAGGGCAAGTCAGGCTCAGCCTGGGGGTATTGGGGGCCTTTGAATGCCATGTGAATGAATGTGCTGTGGGTCAATGGCTATAGAGGCCCCATCAGCTTGGGAGAAGAATGGGCTTGCCCCTATTTTCCCTCATGGATGCCATACCTTCAGCAGGCCCCTAGCAGTTCAGAAGGATTGGACAAATGGTGTGGGGAAGTTTCTGTATCCCATGAGGAACAGGCAGGCGCTGGGGCAGAGACGACCCCTAGTGTGAGTTGGGGGATGTTGACGGATCAGCCCAGCCCTGTGTGCAAGTGTGTTGCACACACAACCTCCAACCCCATGCACAGGAACTGCCTCAAGTCCCTTCTCTGCAGTCACAACCCCAGTACAGATCCTACTGGTGGTTTTTGTGGATCTGATTGCCTGCTCTGCCTACATCCCTTCTACTCCACCCCCTTGACTCACTGTCGTTTTCTCATACTAGGTCATGCAGAATAACCACATTGCCTCAGTGACCCTGTATGGCCCCCCCAAGCCTGGTGCCCACCTGAGAACAGCAGAGCTCCCCTAGGGACATCACCACCCATGCCCCTCTGCCTGTGGAACTGTGCATCGCATCCTGCTCAGCGGGCCTCCATGTGCCACCCTGTGGGTTTTCCTGGACACTTTGCCAGTGTTGAACAGCTGTTGTGGTGTTCTGAGGTGGGACTCAGGCTGGGTGCTCTGCCATGGGGTGAGAGGCCCAGATATTCCTCTGTCCGTCCTCAGCCTGCTGGTGCCAACAGGGGACACAGACTGCAAAGAGAAGCACAAACTCTGAGCCTTGATACCTGGACCCAGGAGCTCTCAACTAACACGTAAGGAGGCAGAGTTCTGTCTCCCCTGTCTCACACACATTGGGAAAACTTAGGACTCTGTCTGTTGCTGAAGACACAGGCACCCAGGACGAGGACAAGGTCTTGCCTTTGTCCCAGCGTTGCCACGTGACCCTTAAGGCAAGCAGGTAGCATGTCCGTAGTACTTGGTTGTGACTTTTGCACTACATCCACTTTAGTTACTTGATGAGCTGGCTGTGGCCAAGATggcccacctgcccctccctcttcctttcttgcaCGTGCTCCCTGCCAGGCCAAGTAGGCACACCTAACTGGTTGAAGTACAGCTTtctaccatccaggtttg of the Equus quagga isolate Etosha38 chromosome 13, UCLA_HA_Equagga_1.0, whole genome shotgun sequence genome contains:
- the PHAF1 gene encoding phagosome assembly factor 1 isoform X1, with the protein product MWGFIEYRAPHSKSACPSRWDRQASLSLRRNCHSHMTRNWRVRDSALGSSPAIETPPPPRPRHTLRPGTPVLLQTLPLPLLLLPPRLLPLRPCLRCCREAALARRAEPMLDLEVVPERSLGNEQWEFTLGMPLAQAVAILQKHCRIIKNVQVLYSEQSPLSHDLILNLTQDGIKLLFDAFNQRLKVIEVYDLTKVKLKYCGVHFNSQAIAPTIEQIDQSFGATHPGVYNSAEQLFHLNFRGLSFSFQLDSWTEAPKYEPNFAHGLASLQIPHGATVKRMYIYSGNSLQDTKAPGMPLSCFLGNVYAESVDVLRDGTGPSGLRLRLLAAGCGPGLLADAKMRVFERSVYFGDSCQDVLSMLGSPHKVFYKSEDKMKIHSPSPHKQVPSKCNDYFFNYFTLGVDILFDANTHKVKKFVLHTNYPGHYNFNIYHRCEFKIPLAIKKENADGQTETCTTYSKWDNIQELLGHPVEKPVVLHRSSSPNNTNPFGSTFCFGLQRMIFEVMQNNHIASVTLYGPPKPGAHLRTAELP
- the PHAF1 gene encoding phagosome assembly factor 1 isoform X2, whose translation is MWGFIEYRAPHSKSACPSRWDRQASLSLRRNCHSHMTRNWRVRDSALGSSPAIETPPPPRPRHTLRPGTPVLLQTLPLPLLLLPPRLLPVSSGPVCAAAGRPPWPGEPNQCWIWRWCPSALWGTSNGNSRWSPLSHDLILNLTQDGIKLLFDAFNQRLKVIEVYDLTKVKLKYCGVHFNSQAIAPTIEQIDQSFGATHPGVYNSAEQLFHLNFRGLSFSFQLDSWTEAPKYEPNFAHGLASLQIPHGATVKRMYIYSGNSLQDTKAPGMPLSCFLGNVYAESVDVLRDGTGPSGLRLRLLAAGCGPGLLADAKMRVFERSVYFGDSCQDVLSMLGSPHKVFYKSEDKMKIHSPSPHKQVPSKCNDYFFNYFTLGVDILFDANTHKVKKFVLHTNYPGHYNFNIYHRCEFKIPLAIKKENADGQTETCTTYSKWDNIQELLGHPVEKPVVLHRSSSPNNTNPFGSTFCFGLQRMIFEVMQNNHIASVTLYGPPKPGAHLRTAELP
- the PHAF1 gene encoding phagosome assembly factor 1 isoform X3 → MLDLEVVPERSLGNEQWEFTLGMPLAQAVAILQKHCRIIKNVQVLYSEQSPLSHDLILNLTQDGIKLLFDAFNQRLKVIEVYDLTKVKLKYCGVHFNSQAIAPTIEQIDQSFGATHPGVYNSAEQLFHLNFRGLSFSFQLDSWTEAPKYEPNFAHGLASLQIPHGATVKRMYIYSGNSLQDTKAPGMPLSCFLGNVYAESVDVLRDGTGPSGLRLRLLAAGCGPGLLADAKMRVFERSVYFGDSCQDVLSMLGSPHKVFYKSEDKMKIHSPSPHKQVPSKCNDYFFNYFTLGVDILFDANTHKVKKFVLHTNYPGHYNFNIYHRCEFKIPLAIKKENADGQTETCTTYSKWDNIQELLGHPVEKPVVLHRSSSPNNTNPFGSTFCFGLQRMIFEVMQNNHIASVTLYGPPKPGAHLRTAELP